From Myxococcota bacterium, one genomic window encodes:
- a CDS encoding SDR family oxidoreductase: MGFENLFSIEGKVALVTGGSRGIGEMIAAGFLAAGAKVYISSRKAEACNATAKRLSEAYGGECISLPANVSDREGAAELAGLLKEREEKLDILVNNAGVSWGAPVEEFPENGWDKVMDTNVKGVFFLIQQTLPLLEAAGTADDPARVINVGSIDGIKTPVFETFSYGPSKAAVHALTKQMAARLVKRNIIVNAIAPGPFPTWMLSTGVGTGGDVEGTDWDALGAGNPRGRVGTPEDIAGLAIFLSSRAGAFTVGEVISCDGGMLVS, encoded by the coding sequence ATGGGTTTCGAGAACCTCTTTTCCATCGAGGGCAAGGTCGCTCTCGTGACCGGCGGCTCGCGAGGGATCGGCGAGATGATCGCCGCGGGCTTCCTCGCAGCCGGTGCCAAGGTGTACATCAGCTCCCGGAAGGCCGAGGCGTGCAACGCCACGGCGAAGCGACTCAGCGAGGCGTACGGCGGCGAGTGCATCTCCCTGCCGGCGAACGTCTCGGACCGGGAGGGCGCCGCGGAGCTGGCGGGTCTCCTGAAAGAGCGCGAGGAGAAGCTCGACATCCTCGTGAACAACGCCGGCGTCTCCTGGGGCGCTCCCGTCGAGGAGTTCCCCGAGAACGGCTGGGACAAGGTGATGGACACGAACGTCAAGGGCGTGTTCTTCCTGATCCAGCAGACCCTGCCGCTGCTCGAAGCCGCCGGCACGGCCGACGACCCGGCGCGCGTGATCAACGTGGGCTCGATCGACGGCATCAAGACGCCCGTCTTCGAGACCTTCTCCTACGGTCCCTCCAAAGCGGCCGTGCACGCGCTCACCAAGCAGATGGCGGCGCGCCTCGTGAAGCGAAACATCATCGTCAACGCGATCGCGCCGGGCCCCTTCCCCACCTGGATGCTCAGCACCGGGGTCGGGACGGGCGGCGACGTCGAAGGCACCGACTGGGATGCGCTGGGCGCCGGCAACCCGCGAGGGCGCGTCGGAACGCCCGAGGACATCGCGGGCCTCGCGATCTTCCTGAGCTCGCGCGCGGGGGCGTTCACCGTGGGTGAGGTCATCAGCTGCGACGGCGGAATGCTCGTCAGC